The sequence below is a genomic window from Pseudomonadota bacterium.
GGCGGGTTGCAACAGCGGAAGGTGACGTCATGGCCGAACACGTCGTGCTGGCCAACAGTTTCTGGGCGCGCGAGATGGTGCTTGGACTTGGTCTCAACCTTCCGCTTTATCCGCTGCAGCATCATGAGGTCGTTACCGACGCGGTGCCGGAGCTAAAGGCGCTCGACTTCGAGGTGCCGACCGTGCGTGATCCCGCTGCACCCTCGAACACACGGCAGGAGCGCGACGGCTTTCTGTGCGGCGTCTATGAGTCCGAACCAGAGTTCTGGGCGATAGACGGCATACCGCCGGACTTCACCGAAGAACTCCTGCCACCGGATCTCGAACGATTGGAACCGCACCTGCTGCGTGTCATCGAACGACTGCCGGCCTTTGGATCGGCCGGCATCAAGGCGGTCAACAACGGGCCGATCTGCTACACGCCCGACGGCTTGCCGCTGCTGGGCCCGGTCGTCGGCCATGACGGCCTGTGGCTGGCGACGGGCTTCAACATCGGCATCGGTACCGGCGGCGGTTCCGGCGAGTTTCTCGCGCATTGGATGGTCGCGGGTGAACCAGGCGACGACTTGCCGATGGTACATCCCTCACGGTTCGACAACGCGACATCGCGTGCGGCGTGCCTCGCGGCAATCCGGCGGACCTATGCCGCCGGCTACAGTCTACCTACAATGACGGATTAGTTTGCGGTGCAGCCGGCCCAATCAATCAGGGCATGACGTTACTGAGCGATACCCAGGGCGCGCCGTCTTCACCGGGGTGGACGGTCACCTCGGTTTCCTCGAAGACGCAAATCGCGGCGGCGAGCTGACAGGTGCCGTACTCGACCGACAGCGCGGTCGGCTCGCTCAGCGCATCCGGGTCGAACGACACGGTCTCGCTGAACGGGAACTCGAAATAGTCGCCGTCCTCGGTCACGACGAGTGGCAGATCCTGGTTCCAGGCATCGGATGCCTCGGCACTGATGGCCACGCCCAGCTGGCCGTTCAGCTTATTGCCGT
It includes:
- a CDS encoding FAD-binding oxidoreductase: MSDHYRVVVVGGGIVGASVLYWLARLGWTDTLLLERRDLTSGSTWHAAGNTTFFGHYPAITRLFINSVKTYLAAEDESGQAIGFHSAGSLRLATSHDELAFYRHLEPLYRTMDVPYRVVTREQIADIHPLLVTDGLFGAAHTPTDGHVDPSGATQALAKAATSRGATIKRWRGATGLTSTRDGWRVATAEGDVMAEHVVLANSFWAREMVLGLGLNLPLYPLQHHEVVTDAVPELKALDFEVPTVRDPAAPSNTRQERDGFLCGVYESEPEFWAIDGIPPDFTEELLPPDLERLEPHLLRVIERLPAFGSAGIKAVNNGPICYTPDGLPLLGPVVGHDGLWLATGFNIGIGTGGGSGEFLAHWMVAGEPGDDLPMVHPSRFDNATSRAACLAAIRRTYAAGYSLPTMTD